The nucleotide sequence CGACAGACAACTGCCCAGCAAGAAGGGAAAATATCACCACAACACCGCCCAACCTTCCGTCTGCCCTACATATCTTTTACAACTAACACCAAAGGCGCTACGCACCCGACCAGGGGTGAACATGAGCTTCTGGCAAAAGGACTAGAAATGTTGCTagcgacatttaaagcaattggctggccggttctgaactatgctgcaTTCGTCTGCCCGCCTGGAACTGTGATTTGCAGCGGACTAAGCTtaagacatgccaaaatactgcaatgAAGACAGCCAcgggatgcctcctgatgtTCCCGCTACAACACCTACGAAATGAAACACTAATGCTTCCAGTCAAGGAGCACAATAAAATGCTCAAcaaacagtttctgcttggATGCTACCGAAGGTTTTATTCCTGTAGATACCTGCTAAAACCTTATCCGCCTCCCAGGTACGTCAGGGAGACATCTCTTCAACTATTCTGACGAGTTCCAGGAGAAAAAAGAACCGACAACTTctggaccggacagtgtttagacatacGCTCAATGACATTCATCGGGAAACCCTACcaccaaggactgccactccagcagcattccccaaataTTTATGGTGATTTTATATgctgttgcaacaacaacaacgtaaaACGAAATGTGCTTTCTGGAGTTTAAACGTAAGGAGTAAgaccaaaaaagtaaaaaccagCCAAATAGGAGAACATATTTTTTGGAATGTCGGAGTCTATCTCGGATAAGTAAgaatttaacctgctacaaagTCAGAACATAATTTTGATAGTGTTAAGCGAAGCTTCAGGTGCATTGTGGGCATTAGGATTTCCTCCTGCTATAGTACAAAAAAGACCTCCATAACAATTTATTAGCTGGGCAACTCTCAGAGTAGATTGAGTACAGGTACCCATAATTTCATCCAACTTTCTAAAATAGATgaaatcatatttatttatttccaaccaCAAGTGAAAAATTTTGAGGCCTGATGTCACTACCCCATAGTTTAATCATTCTTTATTCAGCTAAGATTTCTTGCTGGTTGAaaaggtttttgttgttgtagcagcataaacattccccatacatgtttgggaaatgctgctggagtgacagtccttggccggatatatagtaaatccgggtcgttcctgtaacgtagaaccgacagtCGAGAAAAGATCGCAGCTTTCAACTAATATTCTAAGTTAGGGCATTGAAGAACTTAAACCCTACTTGAATAGGTTAGGATGGTGTTTGTTATTATCGCAAATTATTTTGGAGTTTATGTCATTTAGTGATAGCAAAGTTAAAAtgtgatttgttgttgttttagcagcaaTACGTGCTATTTAAACATCAGCATACAGATtctggccgccatagccgaatgggttggtgtgcgaGTAGCATTCGGAAGTTCATAGGTTGGAATctccatgcatggaacaacatcaagatgcacaccataaatagaaggaggagctcggccaaacccccaataaagagtgtaagtggcaattatatatatatttatccaCACAAATCTCATCACTAATGCAAGCAAGTggctcattgttgttgttgttgttgttgttgtagcagtatcttcgccctgtcagtgtagtgtagatcaccggtcgtcttcgtctagctcatctaacggtaggcccaggaaactggcagtttcgacgggttgggtccagagggagagaggtgttagatgagtaggtttgatggggcatgtgaagaggtggttagtgtcgtgcgcggtaccttcacatgctggacatatgtttagtatgtcagggtcgattctggataggtaggagtttaacctgctacaatatccagaacgtagttgtgccaagattacgcgggactctcgaggaagctggagctcttcgtctgcgataggtggtggttggactccgataacggcattcgggggtcgggagcttaagaaggtggtaagggtctcccgatgaatgtcgttaattgcctgtctgtatactgtctgatcctggagtggtctgtccgttttgtcctggatctcgtccacgtagttgaggaagtgtctcctgatgtgcctgggaggtggctcaggctcgagcaggtgtctgcatgggtgaggcctacggtgacacccaagcagaaactgcttgccgagcattttgttgtgctccttaaccgggagcatgtgcgcctcgtcgtgtaccgtattttttttttttttggctcatTGTTGTTTGATAGTCTGTGCAGTCTTCTGGTAACACATCGCTCGGCCTAATACACCGAAGGAGGTGCTATAAATTAGATTTTATATTGATTTACTAGTTGCCAAACCTCCAAATTGAAATCTCTAATGCATCCCCATGATACTCGGTTCTCGTATCAAAATTACTCGAATTTTACCTGACTAAGTAGTATTATTTCAGCGAACTAACcactaaaatatacatatacgcaCCTGCTTGATAGTCATATAAAGCTCTTGCTTTCAGTCCTACATCACCCAGTGACTCCTGACAAATGAAGTCATCTTCATTGACCAAATCAGTCACTGTAATTGaaagaattaaacaaaattttccccCAAGAACAATCAGTTAAGGCCACGTTCTTACAATCATTTCTATCCAACGCGCTGCTAATACCATTCTTGACCGACTGCGGTTGTTGCACCGTTACCGACACCTTTGTGCGTACCACCTCCTCCTCTTCCAACTCCTCGCCTTCATCATCTTGATCCTGATAGACAGCCGTATCGGTCGCATTCGAAGATGAAGTCTCTGGCGATTGTAGTGAATTCGATTTGCTATGTGGCGAGCGTTTTATGGTGGAATATTGTTCTTCATTTTCGGCAGCGTAATCATCGGCGGCCGAGGGCACATCATCATTATTGGCAATGGCGGTGATTTCCGGCTTGACCGGTTGCTCCACCTCCTCCTCCAGTGCATTTGTCGCCAACGCAGGTGCCACCGCGGCTGCTGCAAAAGGTTCAATAATTTGCGTTGGAGTCAGTGTGTGTGTGGGCACAGTGACTGTGGCCGGCGAAGGCGCACGTTGTGTAATGGTATGCACAACTGGTGACTGCTGTGGCTGTTGATTGCCATTATTGACGAAGGAAATATCCTCGAATTTCGAAAGCGCGACTCGACCGGGTGTAGGTGAGGGTTTGCGTGGTTCCGGTTCGCTTGGCTGTGGCTGATTAAAGGCATTAATACGTTGCGCTATGGATGTGCGCGCAGGTTTGGCAGGTGGTGCGGTGTTTAAtcttgaaatgtaaaaaaaaagtattaataattggaaaacaaaaataaaaaatgaagaaaacttaCTTTGTTTGCAACTGGCCTTGACTGGTATTTTGGGTAAAAATTGCTTTGGCTGCAATGACACGCGAACCAATCAGCTCACGCGCTTCCTGATTGCGCTGCTGGCGCATACGTTCTGCTTCAGTCAGGCCGGCGGAGAAATTGCTGGCGACAGTTTTCTCAGGACTAAGTGGCTGTGGAGAGCTGGAATGGCAAAATGTGGTGCAAATTTAAGTTAACTTttgttatataaaaatgtttttattttatttttgtattacgtCTTAATCGGCACGTGCGCCGGCTGCAGTTTGGACGCGCTAATCACTTTCTTCTCGCGTTCCAAATGCTCCTTCTCCTCGCGTGCGCGCTGCTCCTGTTCGAGTTTAAGCAGCTGTTGTCGCTTCGTTTCCTTCTCGGCGGCAATACGTCGtttctcctcttcctcttccttctTCCAAAAGTCCTGCATCACGCTCGGATTCAGCTCCTTCGTGGGTATGACTCGCGTGTAATTTGTGCCTACAGGTGTCTTCTGCTCATCTTGCACGCCGCGTGGCTCCTTAAAGCTATACGTAGAGCTGACGGCGCTTAGTTTCTTCACCAAGCGCTCCAAATCGATATCGTCCTCATTGCGGGCATTTATTGTCAAATGAGCGCCGGATATTAACTTCGCGACGTCGTGTATGTGATTGGCACAAGTGCCTTTGCGTAACACTGGAGCACCTTCCCCCTGCGAATCGCAATATacacacaacaacaattaaatattattgaagtaAGAACGCACAAAATTATTGGAGAAAGAagattaaaatgtttatttatgaaTTGTTTGTGCTCGTATATTACAACGCCAAGTGTCGTCAATAAGATATGAGAATAGGCGTAAATAAAGTATTGGAAAATATAAGCCTTATCTTGGACGGCGTCTTTGGTGCTTGCAAAGTAAATTTATGGCGTGCCGTGATACAGCGTTTAAATGAGCAATATCAGCAATACTCTGGGGGAATTTTGTTGTTTGCGTAGCGACTGATGGATTTTTATAGAGCTCAATGGAACGGAACAGAAACTAATATCAATACCCGACGTTGCATACCCTGGCGTTTTGTGGATGTAAAATCCTACCTAAATCCCTTCCTAAGTTAACAAAATTGAAGTAAAATgagagtctttcaaaagtggcgcctagctgtcagtagtgaataattcctagacggtacctttttctTATGTCATCTTTAACATCTGTCAAGTGGAAAGATGTACAATCGTTCggacggcagtcggttctacgttaccgaaaagACCCAGattttatatccggccaaggactgtcactttagcagcattccccgtatatgtatggggaatgtttatgctgctataacaagCTGGAAGTAATCGTCCGAACGTCCGAataagtcgacaattcaaaggttggtgacaaaattaaaaaaaaactggttctgtcgaagaTAGAAAAAgggctggcagaccaaaaactagatgttctgttgagaatattgctgctgtaacccaaagtgttgctgaacaaccttcaacatcgatagctcgacgttctcaacaattacgcattcatgaatcgactgtttggcggatttcacCAGTAAACGTGCGCATGGTGAACATTAATGTTgacatttttcacatattattGTTAAGTGccgtattttcaataaaaaatagtgaaacctggtAGCAtccaaattttcaagtttttttttattttagagcaacatctaggcgcgtcttttcaaaaacccttaattatatcagtcgttctttttttatttacttttatacctcaaaagtgtaatttttgacCGCCATAAAATATCCTCCATCCTTACTAACCTGCCAATTGATGAGTAGAAACTTTTTCAATCCCGTCTTCGGATCTTCGATTCGCACAAAGGCGTACATAATTTTGCCGCTATTCAGATCCTCACATAGCTCTTCCAGCCCACCCTCTCCACTGCCCACGACCTTCAGTTCATTCGTTTGACCTTCGTAGCCATAAAGTGACCTGggtagtaataaaaaaagtatatgtattATGATTGCAGTGAGAAAAatacatgtaagtatgtatgtatgtgtttgtaagtgcatatgtatgtatgtatatacaaattaagTATGTAAGcgtataaaatcattaaaaaaaggcaattttattttaaacgagAAAGCAAAATGCTCAATGACAGGCACCACTCAAAGGGCATAAGGCATTGGGTACCAAGATGGTTTAATTGTggcataattaaattttgtgcagTTACTTTGTTGCAGTTAGCATACAAACTTgcttataaacatatatatgtatatgtatgtgtatgtatatgtatgtatgtatgtagcattGGAAAATACGAAATAGTGCTTGTTGGAGCTAATGAAAAAAGGAGGACGTAGAAACATTAAAGCGGTTGAGAAAAAGTGCACAGACAATTTCACACTCACAACTGAACAGTTAGGAGAGTTAATTAAAACTCGCCTGACTTTCACatggcatacatacacacatgcatacatagcaTACATGCCCACATATGAAAAAGTGTATTGCATATGCATGTTATATATGTCCATGTGTTCGTATGTATCTATAAAAGCATACAAACACTTAAAGCGCTACACTTCCATGCAGAAAGTAAAGAGGAGCTTGCACTTGTGCGCAACTCCAGTCGTTAGCAAGTTTACCGCTGTTGCAACTTGGGGGTCATTTAGTAGACATTGTCACAAGttatacttttatttcattgttagaCTGGCGTGCCAGATAGTTAGTTCCAGTGAGAGatttttttcacacatttcaaATGAGATTCGCACTGCGGTTAGACATTCAGAAAACTAGAAACTCTAATTAGAATAAAGTATGTATAATAAACCAGATACCTATAAATTTcaactaaaatagaaaataaaatacaatagaaaagaaatcaaaatttgAGCTCTTTAAATTCGTGCAACTATTCGCCGAaaactcaagccacaggtcgtgctttGGTTGCACAATGTGGTAGTGGTTCTGCAGATTGGCTGCATGTTTTGACATCACTAGAGCGTGTAGAACTTGTTCCAGTGCCGCCCccaatgtcgttttgcacttacttcccatcgactttcacgttatttccatcgctgctcaaagtgcaatcaggttaaaggtgGTTGGCCGCtagatgttaccgcaggtttcacgcctgcagacacctgcttgagcctgagccgcctcccaggcacgtcaggagacacctcttagaccacgctgacgaaatccaggacaaaactgaccgcaacctactggaccggacagtatttagacagtcaataaacgacatccaccggcagaccgtcaccaccttcatgaactcccgtcctgtgaatgccgtaatcggagtccaaccaccacctattgcagacgaagagctccagcttccccgtgagactcgtgtaacactggcacaactacgttctggatactgtagcaggttaaactcctacatatccagaatcgaccccgacataccaaacacatgtccggcatgtgaaggtaccccgcacgacactaaccacttcttcacatgccccctaaaaccgactcatctaacacccctctccctctggacccaacccgtcgaaacagcatgtttcctgggcctacccctagatgagctagacgaagatgaccggtgatatacctACACATGAGAGCATTTATAGGCAATTAACaacgtatttctctgaacttcggaaGTTCTGAGTTTCGGAATTTCTCTGAACTCTCTATCTGCGAACTGGAATTTGAGGGTTGGGCCATGCCAATATTTCCAAATAGGCAATATTGGAACGAGGGgcaaatctgcaccgaagctagtacctctgtcttcactgactgcttcaagatggaatcgggagtcaaagcagggattttctctaaatcagccaatttatctatttccttaaaattgcggaatactgctagtgtttttcaggcagaagtctttgcgatcctgcaggcatgcaaaatgcttacaGAACGTGGGAACGAGGGAAGTACTAacatttttccgatagtcaagctgcgatcaaggctctgacgacccCATGGTgcagatcaaatatcttgggtgtgcaggtaacatttctctggacatagaaacatagaggaaaacgaaattgctgatgagcttaccCACTGAATTAGTCTCAgaaacctcctacccggtcatggGCATCCCTCTAACCATAGGGAAATTgcgcaacttatttctcagtaaagcgcagaaaagatggagccccatttcttcatgtgctgttTCGAAAAACCTTTgtccccagtacaatagacgcaggtCTCAGAAAGTCCAGGGGATGATCGgaacacacgcggaaaagctatgtttaccatttaacccccattgcagaagcctTCAGAcccttcagagaaggagactgttgagaactttctctgtaaatgtccagtTTTAGTAGCTAGACAAATCAGGTCACTGGGTGGACCttttttcgacagcctggggcattGCGCCAACTTAAATTCCATCGACCTTCtccgttacatcaacagctctagttggctgtagatatctgcctgttcgATGTCTCGTGTTGGTAtgaaaacggcgcttcagtgctacttggggagggccagagtggtacttcaaccatttcacctacctatcgGAAGTTTAACTGCCATTTAAAGTTCGCCTACCGGATACTGAGTGCGAAGGCTTTTTGTAAAGGCATTTTCTTAGTGTTTGGAGTTCGGAAAAATGTACAACACAACTCAAGTTAAGTCGAATTCGTCGTATtatcataattgaaattttcatgtccCGTTCCATCTGGTGAAAAATATTCAAGATTAAGATAAGTGTTTATCAtgtaaa is from Anastrepha ludens isolate Willacy chromosome 4, idAnaLude1.1, whole genome shotgun sequence and encodes:
- the LOC128860941 gene encoding drebrin-like protein, whose amino-acid sequence is MAISFEKHRAQIVAAWKDVLDDKSSTNWSLYGYEGQTNELKVVGSGEGGLEELCEDLNSGKIMYAFVRIEDPKTGLKKFLLINWQGEGAPVLRKGTCANHIHDVAKLISGAHLTINARNEDDIDLERLVKKLSAVSSTYSFKEPRGVQDEQKTPVGTNYTRVIPTKELNPSVMQDFWKKEEEEEKRRIAAEKETKRQQLLKLEQEQRAREEKEHLEREKKVISASKLQPAHVPIKTSPQPLSPEKTVASNFSAGLTEAERMRQQRNQEARELIGSRVIAAKAIFTQNTSQGQLQTKLNTAPPAKPARTSIAQRINAFNQPQPSEPEPRKPSPTPGRVALSKFEDISFVNNGNQQPQQSPVVHTITQRAPSPATVTVPTHTLTPTQIIEPFAAAAVAPALATNALEEEVEQPVKPEITAIANNDDVPSAADDYAAENEEQYSTIKRSPHSKSNSLQSPETSSSNATDTAVYQDQDDEGEELEEEEVVRTKVSVTVQQPQSVKNGISSALDRNDLTDLVNEDDFICQESLGDVGLKARALYDYQAADESEITFDPGDIITHIDQIDEGWWQGLGPDGTYGLFPANYVEILN